In Spirosoma aureum, a single genomic region encodes these proteins:
- a CDS encoding M16 family metallopeptidase produces MQNNTLRSGQTPSGGKLSVWTRKGTLATALLVGSLTLSSAQDKPAAITLPEGVTKGASVEGITEYQFKNGLKVLLFPDASKPTVTVNITYLVGSRHEGLGETGMAHLLEHMVFKGSTKHTNIPQELTSHGARPNGTTWLDRTNYFETFAATDENLKWALDLEADRMVNSFIKKSDLETEFSVVRNEFEMRENSPQNVLNERVVSSAFLWHNYGKSTIGNRSDLEKVPIENLQAFYKKYYQPDNAVLVVAGKIDEGKTLQLVNEYFSAIPKPTRILQPTYSVEPTQDGEREVTLRRVGDTKVVSALYHIMPSSHPDYPTMDVLTEVLTNEPSGRLYKALIETKKASQEYGYSFMTKDPGYVYFAAELLKESSLGDARKALLGTLDSVSIKAPTKDEVDRAKAKLLKDLEVSFKDVERLGRTLSEYIATGDWRLGFLYRDALEKVTPADVQRVAGFYFKPSNRTVGEFTPEPKPDRVDVPDAPDVDALVKNYKGRAAIASGEAFDPSPANIDGRTRRVEQPNTIELALLPKSTRGNEVNARLTLRYGDQKSLMNKSAISVFTASMLDKGTTTRTRQQIKDELDKLKAQVSLFGGGNQVNATIKTTKENLPAVLRLVSDMLKHPAFDPNEFEKLKQEQLAQIEAQRSEPQALAFTAFQRQMNPYPKEDIRYTSTPDEDVADVKAMKLDDLKQFHKDFYGAQNSTVAIVGDFDETPIRKVVMDELGSWKAKKPFSRLVTPFNDIKPTPQSIEAPDKANAFLVAGVNIPLRDDDPDYPALVMGNYILGGGFLNSRLAVRIRQKEGISYGVGSQLQANPLDKTGMFMTYAIYNPENAERLTKAFREELDKVVKDGFTAEELASAKSGYLQSRMVGRAQDPGLAGTLNNYLYLNRTMTWDADFEKKINSLTAEQINAAMKKHIDPAKISIIQAGDFAKAAKKLSEKQPASSVSGGSKN; encoded by the coding sequence ATGCAAAACAACACTTTACGCTCCGGACAGACACCATCTGGAGGAAAACTGTCTGTATGGACGAGAAAGGGAACTCTGGCGACGGCCTTGCTGGTCGGTAGCCTGACCTTATCTTCCGCGCAGGATAAACCGGCAGCGATTACCCTTCCCGAAGGTGTAACAAAAGGTGCTTCTGTTGAAGGCATCACGGAATATCAGTTCAAAAATGGCCTGAAAGTACTGTTATTCCCCGACGCATCGAAGCCAACCGTAACGGTCAATATCACCTATCTGGTGGGGTCACGTCACGAAGGATTGGGCGAAACCGGCATGGCCCACTTGCTGGAGCACATGGTATTTAAAGGTTCCACCAAACACACCAATATTCCTCAGGAACTGACTTCGCACGGTGCGAGACCAAATGGTACGACCTGGCTCGATCGCACGAATTACTTCGAGACGTTTGCAGCAACCGACGAAAACCTGAAGTGGGCCCTCGACCTCGAGGCCGACCGGATGGTGAACTCGTTTATCAAAAAAAGCGATCTCGAAACTGAGTTTTCAGTAGTGCGTAATGAGTTCGAAATGCGCGAAAACTCCCCCCAGAATGTGCTGAATGAGCGCGTTGTATCATCCGCGTTTTTGTGGCATAACTACGGAAAATCGACCATTGGTAACCGCTCAGATCTGGAGAAAGTACCCATTGAGAACCTTCAGGCTTTCTACAAGAAATATTACCAGCCCGATAATGCCGTACTGGTTGTAGCCGGGAAGATCGATGAAGGCAAAACCCTGCAACTCGTCAATGAGTATTTCAGTGCCATTCCCAAACCCACGCGTATTCTTCAGCCAACCTATAGCGTTGAACCAACGCAGGATGGCGAGCGGGAAGTAACGCTTCGGCGCGTAGGTGATACGAAAGTTGTATCGGCACTATATCACATCATGCCAAGCTCGCATCCAGATTATCCAACTATGGATGTTCTGACCGAAGTGCTGACCAATGAACCCAGCGGACGGCTCTACAAAGCCCTGATTGAGACCAAAAAAGCGTCGCAGGAATACGGCTATTCGTTCATGACCAAAGATCCGGGGTACGTGTATTTCGCGGCTGAGCTACTCAAGGAAAGCTCGCTTGGCGACGCCCGGAAAGCGCTTCTCGGTACCCTCGATTCGGTATCGATCAAGGCCCCAACGAAAGATGAAGTCGATCGCGCTAAAGCCAAGCTTCTGAAAGACCTTGAAGTAAGCTTTAAAGACGTTGAACGGTTAGGTCGTACGTTGAGTGAATACATTGCAACTGGCGATTGGCGGTTAGGCTTCCTCTACCGCGATGCCCTCGAAAAAGTAACGCCTGCCGATGTTCAGCGTGTTGCTGGCTTCTACTTCAAACCATCGAACCGTACGGTAGGCGAGTTTACTCCGGAGCCCAAACCTGATCGCGTAGATGTACCAGATGCGCCGGATGTCGATGCTTTAGTCAAAAATTACAAAGGCCGGGCGGCTATTGCCAGCGGTGAAGCGTTCGACCCGTCACCGGCTAACATCGACGGTCGGACCCGTCGCGTAGAGCAACCCAATACCATTGAACTAGCCCTATTGCCCAAATCAACGCGTGGCAATGAAGTTAACGCCCGGTTAACCCTTCGGTATGGCGATCAGAAAAGCCTGATGAACAAAAGTGCTATTTCGGTTTTCACAGCATCTATGCTCGATAAAGGTACCACGACCCGCACGCGTCAGCAAATCAAGGATGAACTCGATAAACTGAAGGCTCAGGTTTCTCTGTTTGGTGGTGGTAACCAGGTCAATGCAACCATAAAAACCACGAAGGAAAACCTACCGGCCGTGTTGCGACTCGTTAGCGATATGCTGAAACACCCTGCCTTCGATCCCAACGAGTTCGAAAAGCTGAAACAGGAACAACTGGCACAAATTGAAGCGCAACGTTCAGAGCCTCAGGCACTGGCGTTTACCGCCTTTCAGCGCCAGATGAATCCCTATCCCAAAGAAGATATCCGGTACACCTCAACGCCCGATGAAGATGTAGCCGACGTAAAAGCCATGAAACTCGATGATCTGAAGCAGTTTCACAAGGATTTTTACGGCGCTCAGAACTCGACAGTAGCTATAGTTGGCGATTTTGATGAAACGCCGATCCGCAAAGTTGTTATGGATGAATTAGGCTCCTGGAAAGCGAAAAAGCCGTTTAGCCGGCTGGTGACACCGTTCAACGATATCAAGCCGACTCCGCAATCCATCGAAGCACCAGACAAAGCGAACGCGTTTCTCGTAGCAGGCGTCAACATTCCCCTGCGCGACGATGATCCCGACTATCCGGCACTGGTGATGGGTAATTATATTCTGGGTGGTGGCTTTCTCAACTCCCGACTGGCCGTTCGTATCCGTCAGAAAGAAGGTATTAGCTATGGCGTTGGCTCACAGCTTCAGGCCAACCCACTCGATAAAACGGGAATGTTTATGACCTATGCTATCTACAATCCCGAAAATGCCGAGCGTCTGACCAAAGCATTCCGGGAGGAATTGGATAAAGTGGTAAAAGATGGCTTTACGGCCGAAGAACTGGCTTCTGCCAAGTCGGGTTATCTGCAATCGAGGATGGTTGGACGGGCCCAGGACCCAGGGCTGGCCGGTACGCTCAACAACTACCTGTATCTGAATCGTACGATGACGTGGGATGCCGATTTTGAAAAGAAAATCAATTCACTGACTGCTGAGCAGATAAATGCGGCCATGAAAAAACATATCGACCCCGCCAAGATTTCGATCATCCAGGCTGGCGATTTTGCCAAAGCCGCCAAGAAACTTTCTGAAAAGCAGCCCGCTTCATCAGTGAGCGGTGGATCGAAAAATTAA
- a CDS encoding efflux RND transporter periplasmic adaptor subunit has translation MKSIGSHVYFFLSAALIGSVLAGLWSCQSSDTTTAESQTSVQDSTQQADSGKSAGPVRISLTQAQYNVAEIQLGQPTFQTLSTTLKVNGVIDVPAQNQVSVSVPVGGYIRKINLEPGMRVKKGETLVVLENPDYVQLQQDYLDTKAKLDYADLEFARQQELSRENVNALKVFQQTRSTRQSLQAQLAGLTQRLTMLRINPQQITPANLKRTIAVPSPVSGFITEVPVNNGRFVNPADILVQITNVDHLHVQVNIFEKDISLIHAGQVVRFRMGGDVAGAETQLNHRATIFLIGKSIAADRTIQVLAHADGKDSDYTPGGYVTGQVDIKTQPLLSLPETAVLSYGGKSLIYILEDRQRKPTTYQFRQVEIKTGIRENGYIAITLPTDIDPKQTPIVVNGAYSLLSKLNNSEEE, from the coding sequence ATGAAATCAATTGGTTCACATGTATATTTTTTTTTGAGTGCTGCGCTTATCGGTAGTGTTTTGGCTGGCTTATGGTCCTGCCAGTCGAGTGATACGACTACGGCGGAATCCCAAACTTCAGTTCAGGATTCAACCCAGCAGGCCGATTCTGGTAAATCAGCCGGACCCGTTCGTATTTCGCTGACGCAGGCACAATATAACGTGGCTGAGATTCAGTTGGGGCAACCTACTTTCCAGACGCTGAGTACAACCCTCAAAGTAAATGGCGTGATCGACGTGCCTGCTCAAAATCAGGTGTCGGTATCAGTGCCAGTAGGTGGGTATATCCGGAAGATTAACCTCGAACCGGGTATGCGGGTAAAGAAAGGAGAAACGCTGGTGGTTCTCGAAAATCCAGATTATGTTCAACTTCAACAGGATTACCTGGACACAAAAGCTAAACTCGACTATGCCGATCTGGAGTTTGCCCGACAGCAGGAATTAAGCCGCGAAAATGTCAATGCCCTAAAAGTCTTTCAGCAGACCCGTTCGACTCGCCAGAGCTTGCAGGCACAACTGGCCGGGCTAACTCAGCGACTGACCATGCTACGGATTAATCCGCAGCAAATAACACCCGCTAACCTGAAGCGTACGATCGCTGTGCCATCGCCGGTGTCAGGATTCATTACCGAGGTTCCGGTCAACAATGGCCGCTTTGTGAATCCCGCCGATATACTAGTACAAATCACGAATGTCGATCACTTACATGTTCAGGTGAATATTTTCGAGAAAGACATCAGCCTTATTCACGCTGGGCAGGTGGTGCGCTTCAGGATGGGGGGCGATGTGGCCGGAGCGGAGACGCAACTGAACCACCGGGCTACCATTTTTCTGATCGGCAAATCGATTGCCGCTGACCGAACGATTCAGGTGCTGGCCCATGCCGATGGTAAAGACAGTGATTATACCCCCGGTGGCTATGTGACCGGGCAAGTGGACATTAAAACCCAGCCCTTGTTGTCGTTACCGGAAACTGCGGTACTAAGTTATGGCGGTAAATCACTGATTTACATTCTGGAAGACAGACAGCGAAAACCCACTACGTATCAATTCCGGCAGGTAGAGATTAAAACGGGTATTCGCGAAAATGGTTATATCGCAATTACATTGCCAACTGATATCGACCCGAAACAAACACCAATCGTCGTGAACGGGGCTTATAGTTTACTGTCAAAACTGAACAATAGCGAAGAGGAATAA
- a CDS encoding VIT1/CCC1 transporter family protein — MTDIGYIHHEEHMRSSDLISDIVIGMSDGLTVPFALAAGLSGAVASSSLVVTAGIAEIVAGSIAMGLGGYLAGRTEADHYESERRREIAEVESVPEREKAEVREVFAGMGISPALQTAIADELAKDKVKWVDFMMKYELGLDEPDPNRATKSALTIGLSYVFGGLIPLSPYLLVSHPHEALLYSCIVTLICLFVFGYFKSQVTGQPPVSGAFKVMFIGALAASAAFGVARLFG, encoded by the coding sequence ATGACGGACATTGGCTATATCCACCACGAAGAACACATGCGAAGTTCGGATCTTATTTCCGACATCGTTATTGGTATGTCCGATGGTTTGACCGTTCCCTTTGCGTTGGCGGCTGGCCTGAGCGGAGCTGTTGCCAGTTCATCGCTTGTCGTGACAGCGGGCATTGCCGAAATCGTAGCTGGTTCAATTGCTATGGGGTTAGGTGGGTATCTGGCCGGACGCACCGAGGCTGACCATTACGAATCAGAACGACGCCGGGAAATTGCCGAAGTGGAATCGGTGCCCGAACGCGAAAAGGCGGAAGTACGTGAGGTGTTTGCCGGGATGGGCATCAGTCCGGCTTTGCAGACGGCCATTGCCGACGAACTGGCTAAAGACAAAGTAAAATGGGTAGACTTTATGATGAAGTATGAACTTGGCCTGGATGAACCCGATCCGAATAGGGCAACAAAGAGTGCATTGACAATCGGTTTGTCTTATGTTTTCGGTGGCCTGATTCCGCTTTCACCCTATCTACTCGTTTCTCATCCACATGAAGCACTTCTGTACTCATGCATTGTGACACTGATCTGCCTGTTCGTTTTTGGGTATTTTAAAAGTCAGGTTACGGGCCAGCCGCCTGTCAGCGGTGCGTTTAAGGTAATGTTCATTGGAGCACTGGCGGCTTCGGCTGCCTTTGGTGTAGCCAGATTGTTTGGGTAA
- a CDS encoding CusA/CzcA family heavy metal efflux RND transporter, with translation MLNAIINFSIHNKLIIGLLTLALVIWGGWSVTQLPIDAVPDITNNQVQVITSSPSLAAEDIERLVTFPIEVSLSNIPDLTEIRSFSRFGLSIVTVVFTDATDVYWARQQIAERLQNIAGQIPPGVGTPGMSPVTTGLGEIFQYTVVPKKGYEGRYSLTDLRTIQDWTIRRGLLGTPGVADVSGFGGLLKQYEISVDPDRLRSVGITINDVFTALQLNNQNTGGAYIDKKPNAYFIRSDGLIGSTDDIANISVRLNNQGFPVRIRDVAQVRIGAAVRYGAVTRNGQGETVGAVVMMIKGENSSAVIKRVKEKITEIQKTLPEGVTIVPFLDRTKMVNSAIGTVERNLLEGAIIVIFVLVLLLGNFRAGFVVASIIPLALLFAIAMMNLFGVSGNLMSLGAIDFGLIVDGAVIIVEATLHHIMLRNKDQTLTQEQMDDEVFGAASRIRSSAAFGEIIILIVYLPILALSGIEGKMFRPMALTVAFAILGAFILSLTYVPMISALILNKTVVHKETFSDKLMKRIQRVYEPVLLGSLRHRFIILTCALALLAVAGFLFSRMGGEFIPQLDEGDFAVDTRTLTGSSLSETVDATLKAERILLKKFPEVEQVVAKVGSGEIPTDPMPIEASDLMVILKPREQWTSASTRDELANKMAEALSVVPGVTFGFQQPVQMRFNELMTGARQDVVLKIYGDDLEQLEKLANQVGSSIRTISGAKDLYIEQVAGLSQILIKLDRAQIAKFGLNVSDVNRTINTAFAGQSAGLVFEGEKRFDLVVRLASDKRQNIDDVRNLYVATPAGQQLPLAQIAQVSIRQVPNQIQRDNTHRRITLGFNVRGRDVESIVAEVQQKVNRQIKFPSGYYVTYGGQFQNLIDAKKRLSIAVPIALGLIFSLLFFTFGSIRQSLLIFMAIPLSAIGGVFALILRDMPFSISAGVGFIALFGVSVLNGIVLIAEFNRLRHEEGLTDMIEIIRKGAEVRLRPVVMTALVASFGFIPMAISNSAGAEVQKPLATVVIGGLLTATLLTLIVLPILYSLVEKKNLDKEAKARQKTAAPAKTVASIVALLLLSSGSGWAQAISPAVQTITLDQALQVASARNAQVQIAGLGVSQQQALRRTAYDAGRLSVTAMLGQYNSRRFDNNLTVTQTIPNPTLMRRMAELNDLTVANREAGVLVTRNDVQYQVKSAYYDLNYLYQKRHLFQQQDTLLTEFVKAAAVRLRVGETSMLEKATAESQLADQRVRLAQNEANATAARTRLQELLYSREPIDVPMLGLPKLTLTLSADTAALVRNPLLRQLQQQIQVAQQTRLVEQARLKPDFLVGLFSQTLVGNQLINGQELYFGPGYRFNGGQVGITFPLLGQAQKARINAARIGEQIAQTDLQNQQFSLNKQLEQAVRQYTQYRDALAYYEETGLVQADVIQNHARRAFGGGDIGYVEFSLALQQSLTIRSNYLDLLNQYNQSVLYINYLLGNP, from the coding sequence ATGCTGAACGCTATCATTAATTTCTCGATCCATAATAAACTCATTATTGGGCTATTAACGCTTGCGTTAGTAATCTGGGGCGGCTGGTCGGTAACGCAATTACCCATTGATGCCGTGCCCGATATTACCAATAATCAGGTACAGGTAATTACCAGCAGCCCCTCATTGGCTGCCGAAGACATCGAACGACTCGTTACGTTTCCGATTGAAGTCAGTTTGTCAAATATTCCCGATCTAACCGAAATTCGTTCGTTTTCGCGATTTGGACTTTCCATTGTTACCGTCGTGTTTACGGATGCTACGGATGTATACTGGGCCAGGCAGCAAATAGCCGAACGGCTTCAAAATATAGCCGGACAGATTCCACCTGGCGTGGGTACACCTGGTATGAGCCCTGTCACAACCGGACTGGGCGAGATTTTCCAGTACACGGTTGTTCCGAAAAAAGGGTACGAAGGGCGGTATTCACTAACCGACCTCCGCACGATTCAGGATTGGACCATTCGGCGGGGGTTGTTGGGAACGCCCGGCGTCGCTGATGTAAGTGGTTTCGGCGGTTTGCTTAAACAGTATGAAATTTCGGTTGATCCAGACCGGCTCCGTAGCGTAGGAATCACCATCAATGACGTCTTTACTGCCCTCCAGCTAAACAACCAGAATACAGGCGGTGCTTACATCGACAAAAAGCCAAATGCCTACTTCATTCGGTCGGATGGGTTAATTGGATCAACTGATGACATTGCCAATATCTCCGTACGTCTCAATAATCAGGGTTTTCCTGTTCGTATTCGTGATGTGGCTCAGGTACGCATTGGCGCGGCAGTGCGCTACGGGGCCGTTACCCGAAATGGCCAGGGTGAAACAGTTGGCGCTGTTGTGATGATGATTAAAGGAGAAAACTCCTCCGCAGTAATCAAACGGGTAAAGGAAAAGATCACTGAGATCCAGAAAACACTGCCTGAAGGTGTAACCATTGTACCGTTTCTGGATCGGACCAAAATGGTGAATAGTGCCATTGGTACCGTAGAGCGCAACCTGCTGGAAGGAGCCATCATCGTCATTTTTGTGCTGGTATTGCTGCTCGGGAATTTTCGGGCTGGTTTTGTGGTGGCATCGATCATTCCACTGGCCTTGCTTTTTGCCATTGCCATGATGAATCTGTTCGGTGTTTCGGGAAATCTGATGAGTCTGGGTGCCATTGATTTCGGCTTGATTGTGGATGGGGCTGTGATTATCGTCGAAGCGACTCTTCACCACATCATGCTGCGCAACAAAGACCAGACACTTACCCAGGAGCAAATGGACGATGAAGTGTTTGGGGCGGCCAGCCGGATTCGTTCGTCGGCAGCTTTTGGCGAGATTATTATCCTGATTGTTTACCTGCCGATACTGGCTTTATCGGGTATTGAAGGAAAAATGTTCAGACCGATGGCCTTAACAGTGGCTTTTGCGATTCTGGGCGCTTTTATTCTCTCGCTGACCTATGTTCCCATGATTTCGGCCCTGATCCTGAACAAAACGGTCGTGCATAAAGAAACCTTTTCTGATAAGCTTATGAAGCGGATTCAGCGCGTCTATGAGCCAGTTCTGCTAGGGTCCCTGCGGCATCGGTTCATTATTTTAACCTGCGCTCTGGCGTTATTGGCTGTTGCCGGATTTCTCTTCAGCCGAATGGGGGGAGAATTTATTCCGCAACTCGATGAGGGCGATTTTGCCGTCGATACACGAACCCTGACCGGAAGTTCATTATCAGAAACAGTTGATGCTACATTAAAAGCAGAGCGTATACTGCTGAAGAAATTTCCGGAAGTAGAACAGGTGGTGGCTAAAGTTGGCTCCGGCGAAATTCCGACTGATCCCATGCCAATCGAAGCCTCCGATCTGATGGTCATCCTAAAACCCCGCGAGCAGTGGACAAGTGCCTCCACTCGCGATGAACTGGCTAATAAAATGGCCGAAGCGCTTTCGGTGGTTCCGGGTGTAACGTTTGGCTTTCAGCAACCCGTGCAAATGCGATTTAATGAACTTATGACCGGCGCCCGGCAGGATGTTGTTTTGAAAATATACGGCGACGATCTGGAGCAACTCGAGAAACTGGCTAATCAGGTAGGAAGTAGTATTCGTACTATTAGCGGGGCTAAAGACCTCTATATTGAACAAGTGGCTGGTTTGTCGCAGATTCTGATCAAACTGGACCGGGCCCAGATTGCTAAATTCGGCCTGAATGTCAGTGACGTGAATCGTACGATCAATACGGCTTTTGCAGGCCAGTCGGCGGGTCTGGTATTCGAAGGCGAAAAACGCTTCGATCTGGTTGTCAGGCTGGCTTCCGACAAGCGCCAGAACATCGACGATGTTCGAAATCTATACGTGGCCACACCTGCCGGACAGCAGCTACCGCTGGCGCAGATTGCTCAGGTTAGTATACGGCAGGTACCAAACCAGATTCAGCGCGACAACACACATCGACGCATTACGCTGGGGTTCAACGTTCGGGGCCGCGATGTAGAAAGTATCGTGGCCGAAGTACAGCAAAAAGTGAACCGGCAAATTAAGTTTCCAAGCGGCTATTACGTTACCTATGGAGGACAGTTTCAGAACCTTATCGATGCCAAAAAACGCCTGTCTATTGCTGTTCCGATCGCGCTGGGGCTAATTTTCTCATTATTGTTCTTCACATTCGGGTCCATTCGGCAGAGCCTGCTCATCTTTATGGCCATTCCCTTATCTGCCATTGGGGGTGTATTTGCCTTGATCCTTCGTGATATGCCGTTTAGTATTTCGGCAGGCGTTGGATTCATTGCCCTGTTTGGCGTGTCGGTGCTCAACGGTATTGTCCTGATCGCCGAATTTAACCGACTACGACACGAAGAGGGTCTGACCGATATGATTGAGATTATTCGAAAAGGGGCAGAGGTACGTCTTCGGCCCGTTGTCATGACAGCATTGGTCGCTTCATTCGGATTTATTCCGATGGCCATTTCGAACTCGGCAGGGGCAGAGGTTCAGAAACCACTGGCAACGGTCGTTATTGGTGGACTGCTAACGGCTACCTTGCTGACGCTGATCGTCCTGCCGATTCTGTATTCGCTGGTAGAAAAGAAAAATCTGGACAAAGAGGCAAAAGCCCGCCAGAAAACAGCCGCACCAGCTAAAACAGTGGCTTCGATTGTTGCTTTGCTGCTGCTGAGTTCGGGAAGTGGCTGGGCGCAGGCCATTAGTCCTGCCGTCCAAACCATTACGCTCGATCAGGCCCTGCAAGTAGCATCTGCCCGCAATGCCCAGGTACAGATTGCCGGGCTGGGCGTTAGCCAGCAGCAGGCTCTGCGCCGGACTGCCTATGATGCTGGACGTCTGTCGGTTACGGCCATGTTGGGGCAATACAACAGCCGCCGGTTCGACAACAACCTGACCGTTACGCAGACCATTCCGAATCCGACACTGATGCGCCGAATGGCGGAGCTGAACGATCTGACCGTTGCCAATCGGGAAGCCGGTGTGCTGGTAACGCGCAATGATGTGCAGTATCAGGTGAAATCGGCCTATTATGATCTGAATTATCTGTACCAGAAACGGCACTTGTTTCAGCAACAGGATACGCTGTTGACTGAATTCGTTAAGGCTGCGGCAGTGCGGCTTCGGGTGGGCGAAACAAGTATGCTGGAAAAGGCAACTGCCGAAAGCCAGCTGGCCGATCAGCGCGTCCGACTGGCGCAGAATGAAGCCAACGCTACGGCTGCCCGAACGCGTTTACAGGAGCTTCTGTATAGTCGCGAACCGATCGATGTACCTATGCTGGGATTGCCTAAATTAACCCTAACACTCTCCGCTGATACGGCGGCTCTGGTTCGGAATCCTTTACTTCGGCAGCTACAACAGCAAATTCAGGTAGCTCAGCAAACCCGGCTCGTTGAACAGGCCCGGCTGAAACCTGACTTCCTGGTTGGCCTGTTCAGTCAGACGCTTGTGGGAAATCAGCTTATTAATGGTCAGGAGTTGTATTTTGGACCCGGTTATCGGTTCAATGGGGGACAGGTAGGTATTACATTTCCGTTGCTGGGACAGGCCCAGAAAGCACGCATCAATGCAGCCCGTATTGGCGAACAGATCGCACAGACCGATTTACAGAATCAGCAGTTTTCGCTCAATAAACAGCTTGAGCAGGCCGTCAGACAGTATACGCAGTACCGGGATGCGCTGGCTTATTACGAAGAAACGGGACTTGTTCAGGCCGATGTGATTCAGAATCACGCCCGACGGGCTTTTGGTGGTGGCGATATTGGCTACGTGGAGTTTTCGCTAGCTTTACAGCAATCCCTTACCATCCGGTCAAACTATCTCGACTTGTTGAATCAATACAATCAATCGGTACTTTACATCAATTACCTGCTTGGTAATCCATAA
- a CDS encoding leucine-rich repeat domain-containing protein: MKNLLLFLLFSGFALSGRAQVKVILLRDTTTYQVSQATLAKKYPALSELLKAKPQGAFTVMQKQAKQLDEFVKKRNDIPQKGFYLHLHEYYQSDGKAQWVLVNTDRPQPDSIMAKAIKALEEFYSTTSYPASGNVPFRTMSVMLYGKSFIAPRTVRRGAGIISTLEAAEKTTRPDTVKMLAFNQLDLGAVPEIVYRFPKLEELDLSKNALHELPARLTADIPTLKRLSLLYNVIPDDSVFITRNKHLQALNLQGNRLTQVPTSIRKNRRLESLWLGNNKLKELDGKTLRRLHQLNDLNLYNAGLTQLPKTIGKLKHVRVMDLYYNKLTELPRQIGRMKRLEQLAVAHNDLKELPPSLTKLRRLQVLYAHHNRISQLPDSYQKMTYLTILDLGYNWFSVAPEVLAALPSLEELDLSNNNLQELPRSLGESKRLKKLYLRSNPLSGTNAKSGPYAPIIQQLEANKTEVFY, from the coding sequence ATGAAAAATCTACTTCTCTTTCTGCTGTTTAGCGGGTTTGCGCTATCGGGCCGGGCGCAGGTTAAAGTAATTTTATTACGCGATACCACTACTTATCAGGTAAGTCAGGCTACTCTTGCTAAAAAATATCCAGCCCTGTCTGAGTTACTTAAAGCAAAGCCTCAGGGCGCTTTCACGGTGATGCAGAAACAAGCCAAACAATTGGATGAGTTTGTAAAAAAACGGAATGACATACCCCAGAAAGGTTTCTATCTACATCTTCACGAATATTACCAATCTGATGGTAAAGCTCAATGGGTATTGGTTAATACAGATCGACCTCAACCCGATTCAATAATGGCAAAGGCCATAAAGGCCCTGGAAGAATTTTACTCGACAACATCCTATCCAGCTAGCGGAAACGTACCGTTCCGGACGATGTCGGTTATGCTATATGGGAAGTCATTTATTGCTCCCCGCACCGTTCGGCGGGGAGCAGGTATTATCAGTACGCTGGAAGCGGCCGAAAAAACAACCCGGCCCGATACCGTAAAAATGCTCGCGTTCAATCAACTGGATTTGGGAGCCGTACCCGAAATCGTCTATCGGTTTCCAAAGCTGGAAGAACTGGATTTATCGAAAAACGCACTACATGAATTACCCGCCCGGCTAACTGCCGACATTCCAACCCTTAAACGGTTGAGTCTGCTATACAACGTCATTCCCGACGATAGTGTATTCATTACCCGCAACAAGCATCTCCAGGCGCTAAACTTGCAGGGCAATCGATTGACCCAGGTGCCAACGTCTATCCGAAAGAACCGCCGTCTGGAAAGTTTATGGCTGGGAAATAATAAACTGAAGGAACTGGATGGCAAAACGCTACGTAGGCTTCACCAGCTCAACGACCTGAATCTATATAACGCTGGGCTGACTCAACTTCCCAAAACCATCGGAAAGCTCAAGCATGTTCGGGTTATGGATTTGTATTACAACAAATTAACCGAACTCCCCCGTCAGATCGGCCGAATGAAACGGCTCGAGCAGTTGGCCGTTGCTCATAATGATCTGAAGGAATTACCCCCATCGCTGACCAAACTTCGCCGATTACAGGTTTTATACGCACACCACAACCGGATTAGCCAATTACCTGATTCGTATCAGAAAATGACTTATTTAACGATCCTTGATCTCGGCTACAATTGGTTTTCGGTGGCTCCTGAGGTGCTGGCCGCACTACCTTCTCTGGAAGAACTTGACCTGAGCAATAATAATTTACAGGAATTACCTCGCTCATTGGGCGAGTCGAAACGATTGAAGAAATTGTATTTACGATCAAATCCGCTTTCTGGTACTAATGCTAAATCGGGTCCGTATGCACCGATCATTCAGCAATTGGAAGCCAATAAAACCGAAGTATTCTACTAA